From a single Micromonospora pallida genomic region:
- a CDS encoding SigE family RNA polymerase sigma factor, giving the protein MPAQDRYSGFREFVVARGAALSSAAYLLTGNHQTAEDLLQEALAKTAVRWRRVESGGNPEAYVRRVMLNQLRSWLRRRRYPQVPLDSAADPAADVDMAGRVAQRIAMSQILASLPPRQRAVLYLRFYEDLSETATANLLGCRVGTIKRHAHDGLAALRRAYPHLSDTSTTSEVVP; this is encoded by the coding sequence ATGCCAGCCCAGGATCGTTACAGTGGCTTCCGGGAGTTTGTGGTGGCCCGGGGCGCAGCGCTGTCCAGCGCGGCCTACCTGCTTACCGGCAACCACCAGACGGCCGAAGACTTGCTGCAGGAGGCGCTGGCAAAGACGGCGGTGCGGTGGCGCCGGGTGGAGTCAGGAGGTAACCCGGAGGCGTATGTCCGCCGGGTCATGCTCAACCAGCTGCGGTCCTGGTTGCGTCGTCGCCGGTATCCCCAGGTCCCGCTCGACTCAGCGGCAGACCCTGCCGCTGATGTCGACATGGCGGGCCGGGTGGCGCAGCGGATAGCCATGTCCCAGATCCTGGCGTCGCTGCCCCCTCGGCAGCGTGCGGTTCTCTACCTGCGTTTCTACGAGGATCTATCCGAGACGGCCACCGCCAACCTGCTCGGCTGCAGGGTCGGAACGATCAAGCGGCACGCCCATGACGGACTTGCCGCCCTCCGCCGGGCATACCCACACCTGTCTGACACCTCTACAACGTCGGAGGTCGTACCGTGA
- a CDS encoding IS701 family transposase: MLASFAGRFGRVEPRRTAAAFVTGLLSDIEVKTCWQLAEQAGHARPDAMQRLLFRAVWDAEAVRDDLRQVIVGRFGAPEAVLVGYAGRDGHTLIDRRVYLPVSWTEDRGRCQAAGVPDEIGFATKSELAAEMITAAVDAGVPVAWAAADEAYGNSSVFRNRLRGQRLGYVLAVSRSHLVPLDGGKVKARADRIAAELPASAWQRRSAGAGSKGPRYYDWAWLDQVTTDADPDDGGRHSLLIRRNTSTGELAFYRCWTPQPATLAQLVRVAGIRWTVEEAFQAAKSQVGLDQHQVRRWDSWHRFTILALAALAVLAICAADTAGKADDDPGRTGLIKLTVNEVRRLINAFIIRPISDLAHRLRWSQFRRRHQARARRSHYTRRLNPGFQP; the protein is encoded by the coding sequence GTGCTCGCCTCGTTCGCGGGCCGGTTCGGGCGGGTCGAGCCGCGTCGGACGGCGGCGGCGTTCGTGACCGGGCTGCTGTCGGATATCGAGGTCAAGACGTGTTGGCAGTTGGCGGAGCAGGCCGGACACGCCCGCCCGGATGCGATGCAGCGGCTGCTGTTCCGGGCGGTGTGGGACGCCGAGGCCGTCCGTGACGACCTGCGCCAGGTGATCGTCGGCCGGTTCGGCGCCCCGGAGGCGGTCCTGGTCGGCTACGCCGGCCGGGACGGGCACACCCTGATCGACCGCAGGGTCTACCTGCCGGTGTCGTGGACCGAGGACCGGGGCCGCTGCCAGGCCGCCGGTGTCCCGGACGAGATCGGGTTCGCCACGAAGTCCGAGTTGGCCGCCGAGATGATCACCGCAGCCGTTGACGCCGGCGTGCCGGTGGCGTGGGCCGCAGCGGACGAGGCGTACGGCAACAGCAGCGTCTTCCGCAACCGGCTGCGCGGACAACGGCTGGGCTACGTCTTGGCCGTGTCCCGCAGCCATCTGGTGCCGCTCGACGGTGGCAAGGTCAAGGCTCGTGCCGACCGGATCGCCGCCGAACTACCCGCCTCGGCGTGGCAGCGCCGCAGCGCTGGGGCCGGGTCGAAAGGGCCCCGCTACTACGACTGGGCCTGGCTCGATCAGGTCACCACGGACGCCGACCCCGACGACGGTGGCCGGCACAGCCTCCTGATCAGGCGCAACACTTCCACCGGAGAGTTGGCCTTCTACCGGTGTTGGACACCACAGCCGGCCACCCTCGCGCAGCTCGTGCGGGTGGCAGGGATCCGCTGGACCGTCGAGGAAGCCTTCCAGGCCGCCAAGAGTCAGGTCGGTCTGGACCAGCACCAGGTCCGCCGCTGGGACTCCTGGCACCGCTTCACCATCCTCGCTCTGGCCGCCCTCGCCGTCCTGGCGATCTGCGCCGCCGACACCGCAGGCAAAGCCGACGACGACCCGGGGCGCACCGGGCTGATCAAGCTCACGGTCAACGAAGTCCGCCGTCTGATCAACGCCTTCATCATCCGCCCGATCAGCGACCTCGCCCACCGTTTGCGCTGGTCACAATTCCGGCGCCGCCATCAAGCCCGAGCCCGACGATCCCACTACACGCGACGCCTCAACCCCGGATTCCAGCCATGA
- a CDS encoding (2Fe-2S) ferredoxin domain-containing protein, whose amino-acid sequence MTVLLVSRSATHHGGHDAIHRLAAATAEATGLPVRACFLDGAAPSLHAALEAVPDHDEVLLVAVHVPPDRYLDTWIRRAVAHWRTTCARPVRIAVTTPLATQNALVTAIAEAIAGQHTELTGNPGPFRSPAWSQITRHHRHVLICRGPRCTAYGANEVAATLGTRLHEHRLDDDILVTPTGCLFPCNLGPLVVVHPDDIWYEQVDAELAVRIADEHLRDGAPVDAQQPRRS is encoded by the coding sequence GTGACCGTGCTGCTGGTCTCCCGGTCGGCGACCCATCACGGCGGCCACGACGCCATCCACCGACTCGCCGCCGCGACCGCCGAAGCCACGGGCCTGCCGGTGCGGGCGTGCTTCCTCGACGGCGCCGCCCCGTCCCTGCACGCCGCTCTGGAGGCAGTGCCGGACCACGACGAGGTGCTGCTCGTGGCGGTGCACGTGCCACCAGACCGCTACCTCGACACCTGGATCCGCCGAGCCGTCGCCCACTGGCGCACCACCTGCGCCCGTCCGGTACGCATCGCCGTCACCACACCACTGGCGACCCAGAACGCCCTGGTCACCGCCATCGCCGAAGCCATCGCCGGACAGCACACCGAACTCACGGGCAACCCCGGCCCCTTCCGCAGCCCGGCCTGGTCCCAGATCACCCGGCACCACCGGCACGTCCTGATCTGCCGCGGCCCCCGCTGCACCGCCTACGGCGCCAACGAGGTCGCCGCGACCCTCGGCACCCGCCTGCACGAGCACCGCCTCGACGACGACATCCTGGTCACCCCCACCGGATGTCTGTTCCCCTGCAACCTCGGCCCACTCGTCGTCGTCCATCCCGACGACATCTGGTACGAGCAGGTGGACGCCGAACTCGCCGTCCGCATCGCCGACGAACACCTACGCGACGGGGCACCCGTCGACGCCCAACAGCCACGGCGCTCCTGA